In one window of Leptospira bourretii DNA:
- a CDS encoding glycoside hydrolase family 3 protein, translated as MNQVLLRTSFSLFLLFGFFGSSYCFGFYLTELAANERKTWLDTKAWAITEAMSEEELVGQTIHIAIPQKTVDAVALEEIAATKPGGIILFGKNLGKKEEILSLTRGLQIAAKDQGLPPFFISTDQEGGRVFRVQDGITPYPGAMAVGQTGSTEWGEVVGFVTSYELRNLGLNFLFAPVLDINNNPLNPVINTRSFGSDSKRVSDVAVAYERGARAGGCLPVIKHFPGHGDTTVDSHLGLPIINKSLAELEALELIPFKRSIEGGAEAVMSAHIVYPKIDPKFPATLSKTILTDVLRKNLNFDGIIITDAMEMHAIAKNYEKDRPGVLTILAGANIVLLTSWGETARRFKAQLTDAYKNGEFRYVDKEGKEQDKLKDAVQKQIRKKLELGLYDENSILPTVYDDNLKQKEFLTHWNEERNKRYTKLNESKNFVKEINEDSIRAYPKSVQTSGIIPTETLSFVKNNRLKETLKSKKINTVTFKTFQTQIKDKSITTYLFDSTSENEVLSIAALAKKYPNKRFVVLHGGTPFIKLPEHPNLQYLLSFSLTQGSWEAFGEKLTSGKEIPKVDLILLPKGSKTPSKGAFPERL; from the coding sequence ATGAACCAAGTTCTACTTCGCACATCCTTTTCCCTTTTCCTTCTTTTTGGATTTTTTGGCTCCTCTTATTGTTTTGGATTTTATTTAACCGAACTTGCTGCCAATGAACGAAAAACTTGGTTGGACACAAAGGCCTGGGCCATCACCGAAGCAATGTCTGAAGAAGAACTTGTGGGCCAAACCATTCACATCGCCATCCCACAAAAGACAGTGGATGCTGTAGCTTTGGAAGAAATTGCGGCGACCAAACCGGGCGGGATCATTCTCTTCGGAAAGAACTTAGGCAAAAAAGAAGAAATCCTCTCTCTCACTCGTGGATTACAAATCGCAGCCAAAGACCAAGGCCTTCCTCCTTTTTTTATTTCTACAGACCAAGAAGGAGGCCGAGTTTTCCGTGTCCAAGATGGAATCACACCATATCCAGGTGCCATGGCAGTTGGCCAAACAGGAAGTACGGAATGGGGTGAAGTGGTTGGTTTTGTCACTTCCTATGAACTTCGTAACCTCGGGCTCAATTTTCTTTTTGCACCCGTTCTCGACATCAATAACAATCCATTAAACCCTGTGATCAACACACGTTCGTTTGGTTCTGATTCCAAAAGAGTTTCTGATGTTGCTGTTGCATATGAAAGAGGAGCACGAGCTGGAGGATGTTTACCTGTCATCAAACACTTCCCTGGTCATGGTGATACCACTGTTGATAGCCATTTGGGTCTACCCATCATTAACAAAAGTTTAGCGGAACTTGAAGCATTGGAACTGATTCCTTTCAAACGTTCCATCGAAGGGGGTGCAGAAGCTGTAATGTCGGCCCATATTGTGTATCCCAAAATTGATCCAAAGTTTCCAGCAACTCTTTCCAAAACCATTTTAACAGACGTTCTGCGAAAAAATCTAAACTTTGATGGAATCATCATCACCGATGCAATGGAGATGCATGCTATTGCCAAAAATTATGAAAAAGACAGACCTGGAGTCCTTACCATCCTAGCCGGAGCCAATATTGTCCTCTTAACAAGTTGGGGAGAAACAGCAAGAAGGTTCAAAGCCCAATTAACCGATGCCTACAAAAACGGTGAGTTTCGTTATGTAGACAAAGAAGGAAAGGAACAAGACAAACTAAAAGATGCGGTACAAAAACAAATCCGCAAAAAATTGGAACTTGGTCTTTATGATGAAAATTCCATCTTACCAACTGTCTACGATGACAACCTAAAACAAAAAGAATTTCTCACCCACTGGAACGAGGAAAGAAACAAACGATACACAAAGTTAAATGAATCCAAAAATTTTGTGAAAGAAATCAATGAAGACTCCATTCGTGCTTATCCAAAATCTGTCCAAACTTCGGGAATCATACCAACTGAAACTTTATCTTTTGTAAAAAACAATCGCCTGAAAGAAACTCTCAAATCAAAAAAAATAAACACGGTAACTTTCAAAACTTTCCAAACCCAAATAAAAGATAAATCCATCACTACTTATCTTTTTGATTCGACTTCCGAAAACGAAGTTTTATCCATTGCGGCCTTAGCAAAAAAATATCCTAACAAACGTTTTGTTGTCTTACATGGGGGAACTCCGTTTATCAAATTACCGGAACATCCAAATTTACAATATTTACTTTCTTTTTCCTTAACCCAAGGATCTTGGGAAGCATTTGGCGAAAAACTCACTTCTGGAAAAGAAATTCCAAAAGTGGATTTGATTTTATTACCCAAAGGATCCAAGACACCATCAAAAGGTGCCTTTCCCGAAAGGTTATAG
- a CDS encoding DUF3095 domain-containing protein translates to MDDFYKNLTPSSNFKNLFDGVMPTKVPDDWFILITDIVGSTKAIEEGRYKDVNTAGGLTAIAVANVYGHMDFPFVFGGDGVTFLLPINLLFPIRSAIADTISQVRSAFGLEMRAGIVPVQELYRAGAELFLSKFRASAHYVQCSLFGDALPLAETWIKEGKDESYLVRENEKILPADFTGFTCRWQDVPSERGEIVSLIVKPIHKDFGVCKKTVTRVLNFIRSEYGEEGDYHPLRVNNIELASGSYLRNEALARVGKSSGFRYYLTLTQIWIERTVMAFAMRFGIPLKSGHYSLDKLKDYQVLSADFRKYDGTLKMVIDGSHEHREALVSFLNQLETEGLIRYGIFVSNRSLMTCVLKVASSEEVHFVDGADGGFAMAAKMLKEKLKVM, encoded by the coding sequence GTGGATGACTTTTATAAAAACCTAACACCCAGTTCTAATTTTAAAAATTTATTTGATGGTGTGATGCCAACAAAAGTTCCTGATGATTGGTTTATACTCATCACCGATATTGTTGGATCCACAAAAGCAATTGAAGAAGGTCGGTACAAAGATGTCAACACTGCGGGTGGACTTACCGCCATAGCTGTTGCCAATGTGTATGGACATATGGATTTTCCTTTTGTGTTTGGTGGGGATGGGGTCACTTTTTTACTTCCTATCAATTTATTGTTTCCGATTCGTTCTGCCATTGCAGATACCATTTCGCAAGTGCGCTCTGCCTTTGGATTGGAAATGCGCGCAGGGATTGTTCCCGTCCAAGAGTTGTACCGCGCAGGAGCAGAATTATTCCTAAGTAAGTTTAGAGCCTCCGCTCACTATGTCCAATGTTCACTGTTTGGTGATGCATTGCCATTGGCAGAAACATGGATCAAAGAAGGGAAAGATGAATCTTATTTAGTCCGTGAAAATGAAAAAATTTTGCCTGCGGATTTTACAGGATTTACTTGTCGTTGGCAAGACGTTCCAAGTGAGAGAGGCGAGATTGTTTCTCTCATTGTAAAACCCATCCACAAAGATTTTGGAGTTTGTAAAAAAACGGTCACTCGTGTCCTTAATTTCATTCGTTCTGAATATGGAGAAGAGGGTGATTACCATCCCTTACGAGTGAACAACATTGAACTTGCTTCGGGTTCTTATTTACGCAACGAAGCCCTGGCTCGTGTGGGTAAATCCAGTGGTTTCCGATACTATTTAACATTAACGCAAATTTGGATCGAAAGAACGGTTATGGCTTTTGCTATGCGGTTTGGAATCCCTTTAAAGTCCGGTCACTACTCACTGGACAAACTAAAAGATTACCAAGTTCTTTCTGCGGACTTTCGTAAGTATGATGGAACTCTTAAGATGGTAATTGATGGATCTCATGAACATAGAGAAGCTCTTGTATCTTTTTTGAACCAATTGGAAACAGAAGGTCTCATCCGATATGGAATCTTTGTTTCCAATCGGTCACTGATGACCTGTGTATTAAAAGTTGCCTCTTCCGAAGAAGTTCATTTTGTAGATGGAGCTGATGGCGGTTTTGCTATGGCCGCCAAGATGTTGAAAGAGAAGTTAAAGGTGATGTAA
- a CDS encoding SpoIIE family protein phosphatase gives MKKSQGNPVHLEGEWDFYPHTFLSESKELPQTILKLQVPGIWNSALGSGNGFGTYRLVLEPPEGTSPDTVYGIKLVDMATASRVYWNGKLLGSSGVVSKNPEESEPSYQFQFYPLPWKEGPNELLVEISNFHHDKGGMWEPPYVGEWNKLFKANEKDLASSLFLAGAVFIIALYHFGLFYFRRSDKGNLLFGFAALLLSLRTLFTGERFGFNELSPYISWNFCLRLEYLTFYLSPYLFFAFFREFYPKYYPRLMDRILLIPTLIFISFLLVLPTPIYTKLNGYFQIVFLSGVLLILQGVFRAVINRKESSLLFAIGIISVAIAAFIDLLNAYQVVYTIEAIPIGIFVFILVQSLTLSRRFSRAFSDVESLSKRLLVLDKLKDDFLANTSHELKTPLNGIIGIAESMFDGIGGKLNQEQRQNLGMIVSSGKRLSSLVDDILDFSKMKNRDLDLDLKAIDLHQICDLVLVISRPLYVTKNLTVRNHVPMDFPPILGDEARLQQILFNLIGNAIKFTEKGRIDVSAEIMERMLVLSIKDTGIGIPKQKFADIFKSFEQGDASTTRKFGGTGLGLAITKRLVELHGGTIWVESVEGEGSVFRFTLPLAREGEIPMEKPPVNKSDLWFGGESPEFEPIEETTEEYDGEKIKVLVVDDEPINRQVLKNHLTLIGCDVHEASNGGDAIRMVRDDGPFELMLLDIMMPGMSGYDVCTVLRESYSLYQLPILFLTAKNQITDIIASLEAGGNDYLAKPFDKRELISRAKNLITLKKAVEEQNKFIAFQNELGLARKLQSSILPEEAPNILGIKTEFYYEPMESVGGDFFDFHAISETELGVLIADVSGHGIPAALISAMLKIAFSTQVRLSREPAGLMTQINSTLLGKMKGAFVTASYIYINLETKEMVHARCGHPPLIINRKGEPKPKLSLPQGKLIGWIPELDIQEDRLSLKAGDRIVLYTDGITEATNADKEMIGQENWESIVQRYSGYPIAESKRLLLERIKEFTGNRSPDDDVTLVILEIE, from the coding sequence GTGAAAAAAAGCCAGGGAAATCCAGTTCATTTGGAAGGGGAATGGGATTTTTATCCTCATACTTTCCTTTCAGAATCGAAAGAACTTCCTCAAACAATTCTCAAACTTCAGGTTCCAGGGATTTGGAATTCCGCTCTTGGTTCAGGAAACGGGTTTGGAACTTACCGTTTGGTTTTAGAACCACCAGAAGGAACAAGTCCGGACACAGTGTATGGAATCAAACTTGTGGATATGGCAACCGCTTCACGAGTGTATTGGAATGGAAAACTCCTTGGTTCTTCTGGAGTGGTTTCGAAAAATCCGGAAGAGTCCGAACCTTCCTACCAATTCCAGTTTTACCCATTACCTTGGAAAGAAGGACCTAACGAACTTTTGGTGGAGATTTCCAATTTTCATCATGACAAAGGAGGAATGTGGGAGCCACCTTATGTTGGCGAATGGAATAAACTTTTTAAAGCAAATGAAAAGGACCTTGCCTCTTCTTTATTTTTAGCGGGAGCAGTGTTTATCATTGCTTTATATCATTTTGGTTTGTTTTATTTTCGACGTTCTGATAAAGGAAATTTATTATTTGGTTTTGCAGCCCTTTTATTATCCTTAAGAACTTTGTTTACTGGAGAAAGATTCGGGTTCAATGAATTATCACCTTATATCAGTTGGAATTTTTGTCTTAGGCTTGAATATCTAACCTTTTATTTATCACCTTATCTTTTTTTCGCCTTTTTTCGTGAGTTTTATCCCAAATATTACCCACGTTTGATGGATCGCATTCTTTTAATTCCTACTTTAATTTTTATTAGTTTTTTGCTGGTATTACCAACTCCCATATATACAAAGTTAAATGGTTATTTTCAAATAGTATTTCTTTCCGGGGTCCTTTTGATATTACAAGGTGTGTTCCGGGCAGTCATCAATCGAAAAGAAAGTAGTCTTTTATTTGCCATTGGAATTATCTCCGTGGCAATTGCTGCCTTTATTGACTTACTCAATGCCTACCAAGTTGTTTATACAATTGAAGCAATTCCGATTGGAATTTTTGTATTTATTCTGGTGCAGTCCCTTACTTTATCTAGACGTTTTAGTCGTGCATTTTCTGACGTAGAATCTTTGTCGAAAAGACTTCTTGTTTTAGATAAATTAAAAGATGATTTTCTTGCGAATACATCACATGAATTAAAAACACCTCTCAACGGAATTATTGGAATCGCCGAATCAATGTTTGATGGAATAGGTGGAAAACTCAACCAAGAACAAAGACAGAATTTGGGGATGATCGTGAGTTCTGGGAAACGATTGTCTTCTCTTGTGGATGATATTTTGGATTTTTCCAAAATGAAAAATAGAGATTTGGATTTGGATCTAAAGGCCATTGACCTCCATCAAATTTGTGATCTAGTCCTTGTGATTTCTCGTCCTCTTTATGTAACAAAAAATCTCACAGTTCGCAATCATGTGCCGATGGATTTCCCGCCAATTTTAGGTGATGAGGCAAGGCTCCAACAAATCCTATTTAATTTGATTGGGAATGCGATCAAATTTACTGAAAAAGGTAGGATCGATGTATCTGCCGAAATTATGGAAAGGATGCTTGTTCTTTCAATTAAAGATACAGGGATCGGAATTCCAAAACAAAAATTTGCTGATATATTTAAATCTTTCGAACAAGGAGATGCTTCCACCACACGGAAGTTTGGTGGCACAGGTCTTGGTCTTGCCATTACCAAAAGACTAGTAGAATTACACGGTGGAACCATTTGGGTAGAATCGGTAGAAGGGGAAGGTTCCGTGTTTCGGTTTACACTTCCTTTGGCAAGGGAAGGGGAGATCCCAATGGAAAAACCTCCCGTAAATAAATCCGATTTATGGTTTGGAGGTGAATCTCCAGAATTTGAACCGATTGAAGAAACAACGGAAGAATACGATGGTGAAAAAATCAAAGTACTCGTTGTGGATGATGAACCTATCAATAGACAAGTTCTAAAGAACCATCTAACGCTCATTGGTTGTGATGTCCACGAAGCTTCTAATGGAGGAGATGCCATTCGGATGGTTCGGGATGACGGTCCATTTGAATTGATGTTACTTGATATTATGATGCCTGGTATGAGTGGATACGATGTTTGTACGGTTTTACGTGAGTCGTATTCATTATACCAACTTCCAATTTTATTTTTGACCGCTAAAAACCAGATTACAGATATCATTGCTTCCTTGGAAGCTGGTGGTAATGATTATTTAGCAAAACCTTTTGATAAACGAGAGTTAATCTCTAGGGCAAAGAATCTAATCACTCTCAAAAAAGCAGTCGAAGAACAAAACAAATTTATTGCCTTTCAAAATGAGTTAGGCCTTGCTCGGAAACTCCAAAGTTCCATCCTACCTGAAGAAGCACCTAATATTCTTGGGATCAAAACAGAGTTCTATTATGAACCAATGGAAAGTGTTGGTGGAGATTTTTTTGACTTTCATGCCATCTCCGAAACGGAACTTGGTGTTTTGATTGCTGACGTTTCGGGACACGGAATTCCAGCGGCTCTGATCTCTGCCATGTTGAAGATTGCTTTTTCTACACAAGTTAGGTTATCAAGAGAACCTGCCGGACTAATGACTCAAATCAATTCCACCTTACTTGGAAAAATGAAAGGAGCTTTTGTCACTGCTTCCTATATTTACATCAATCTCGAAACAAAAGAAATGGTCCATGCTCGTTGTGGCCATCCTCCACTCATCATCAATCGAAAAGGTGAGCCTAAACCGAAACTCAGTCTTCCGCAAGGAAAACTGATTGGTTGGATTCCTGAGTTAGACATCCAAGAAGATCGTCTGTCTTTGAAAGCAGGAGATAGGATTGTTTTGTATACAGATGGAATTACAGAAGCGACCAATGCAGACAAAGAAATGATCGGCCAGGAAAATTGGGAAAGTATCGTACAAAGATACAGTGGTTATCCGATTGCAGAATCCAAACGTTTGTTACTTGAAAGAATTAAAGAATTCACAGGGAATCGTTCTCCTGATGATGATGTGACTTTAGTAATTTTGGAAATTGAATGA
- a CDS encoding FliI/YscN family ATPase, with translation MIEKKFTEHIDAISKYLNVVEKIEPIRKSGVVVSVVGNVIYSQGPPDSKVGEILEVERGSDKGYLPCVLVGFKDHLYTLMPLGDTQEIFPHAFVFSSGRQITLNAGPELLGRVLNGLGKPIDSKGILITREERASEPRFLNPLDRPPITEILETGVRAIDGMLTVGRGQRIGIFSGSGVGKSSLLGMIARYTNADVNVVALIGERGREVNEFLHVELGKEALARSVVFVATSDSSKMEQVSCANLACSAAEYFREKGMSVNLYMDSLTRYAEALRELSIGEPVVTKGYASSVFTKMAKLVERAGTSHNGGSITGFYTVLTDAEDDMDDIVADKVRGFIDGHIVLTRKLAEQSHYPAIDVPASLSRLMQKIVNEDHYMRSSIVRELISKYKNSEDIILLNAYVRGADEKVDMAIDKKSQIDDYLRQRIEEKSTYNDATNRLAKILQSTTRTEDDF, from the coding sequence ATGATTGAAAAGAAATTTACGGAACATATCGATGCCATTTCGAAATACCTGAATGTCGTCGAAAAAATTGAACCCATTCGCAAAAGCGGGGTCGTTGTATCCGTGGTGGGCAATGTCATTTATTCACAAGGTCCCCCCGATTCCAAAGTGGGAGAGATTTTAGAAGTCGAACGTGGTTCGGACAAAGGATATCTCCCTTGCGTCCTTGTTGGATTTAAAGACCACCTTTACACCTTGATGCCACTCGGTGATACTCAAGAAATATTTCCTCATGCCTTTGTATTTTCATCCGGAAGGCAAATCACTCTCAATGCAGGTCCTGAACTTTTAGGACGTGTGTTAAATGGTCTTGGCAAACCCATCGATAGCAAAGGAATCCTCATCACAAGAGAAGAACGAGCATCGGAACCAAGATTTTTAAATCCATTGGATCGCCCTCCCATCACTGAAATTTTAGAAACAGGTGTCAGGGCCATTGACGGTATGCTCACTGTGGGCCGTGGGCAAAGAATTGGAATTTTTTCCGGTTCAGGTGTGGGTAAGTCGAGTTTACTTGGGATGATTGCTCGTTATACAAATGCAGATGTAAACGTGGTGGCGTTGATTGGAGAAAGGGGTCGAGAGGTAAATGAGTTCTTACATGTAGAACTTGGAAAAGAAGCTCTCGCAAGATCTGTTGTTTTTGTTGCGACTTCCGATTCTTCTAAAATGGAACAAGTAAGTTGTGCTAACTTAGCATGTTCCGCCGCAGAATATTTTCGTGAAAAAGGAATGTCTGTCAATTTGTATATGGACTCTCTCACACGTTATGCGGAAGCACTCAGAGAACTTTCCATCGGAGAACCTGTTGTGACCAAAGGTTATGCATCAAGTGTATTTACCAAAATGGCAAAACTTGTGGAAAGGGCTGGGACATCGCATAACGGTGGCTCTATTACTGGTTTTTATACTGTGTTGACTGATGCAGAAGATGATATGGATGATATTGTTGCAGATAAAGTCCGTGGATTTATTGACGGACATATTGTACTGACACGTAAATTAGCAGAACAAAGTCATTATCCTGCCATTGATGTTCCTGCATCTTTATCTCGGCTTATGCAAAAGATTGTGAACGAAGACCACTATATGCGTTCTTCCATTGTTCGTGAACTCATCTCAAAGTATAAAAACTCCGAAGATATTATTTTGCTCAATGCTTATGTCCGTGGAGCTGATGAAAAAGTAGATATGGCCATTGATAAAAAATCACAAATTGATGATTATTTAAGACAAAGGATTGAGGAAAAATCAACTTACAACGATGCAACCAATCGACTGGCAAAAATTCTACAATCGACAACTCGCACAGAAGACGATTTTTAG
- the murA gene encoding UDP-N-acetylglucosamine 1-carboxyvinyltransferase: protein MSSSYFKIIGKNPLNGTVVPQGNKNEALPLLGALLLWEGDVILDNLPEIADVLKLMEVLRQIGVEITALDTKGSYLFQKKNPVKSDLPYELCSQLRGAVTLAGPILARTGRVFLPKPGGDKIGRRRMDTHLLALEALGAKIEVFPDGYMITADRLVGKDILLDEASVTATENAVMAAVYAEGLTTIRNAASEPHVQGLCRFLIAAGAKIEGVGTNHLTITGVSSLQSPAGGLRHRIGSDYLEIGSFISLAAVTGGEIHITDVNLEDIRMIRMVYSRLGIEVRPTENGILVPSDQKMEIIPDYHGATPKIDDAPWPGFPADMTSVALVTATQCKGTVLIHEKLFESRLFFVDNIIAMGAQIILCDPHRAIVIGANRLYGQRVASPDIRAGMAMIIAALCAEGQSEIHNIVQIDRGFESIDTRLRSLGAQIERVSD from the coding sequence GTGAGTTCATCCTACTTCAAAATTATCGGCAAAAATCCTCTCAACGGGACAGTAGTTCCCCAAGGAAATAAAAACGAAGCGCTCCCGCTTCTGGGAGCCCTCCTCCTTTGGGAAGGAGATGTCATCCTGGACAACTTACCGGAAATTGCCGATGTCCTGAAACTCATGGAAGTCCTCCGCCAAATTGGAGTGGAAATCACTGCCCTTGATACAAAAGGATCATACCTATTTCAGAAAAAAAATCCAGTGAAATCGGACCTTCCCTATGAACTTTGTTCGCAACTGAGAGGTGCGGTCACTCTTGCAGGCCCCATCCTTGCGCGCACAGGGAGAGTTTTCCTTCCCAAACCCGGGGGAGACAAAATTGGTCGGCGCCGGATGGACACCCACTTACTTGCTTTAGAGGCCCTTGGTGCCAAAATCGAAGTATTCCCAGATGGGTATATGATTACCGCAGATCGTTTGGTCGGAAAAGACATTCTTTTAGATGAAGCATCGGTCACTGCCACTGAAAATGCGGTGATGGCAGCTGTGTATGCAGAGGGCCTAACAACGATTCGTAATGCTGCTTCTGAACCTCATGTCCAAGGCCTTTGTCGATTTTTAATTGCTGCTGGTGCCAAAATTGAAGGTGTAGGTACAAACCACCTAACCATCACAGGTGTCAGTTCTCTCCAGTCCCCTGCTGGTGGACTCCGACATAGGATTGGATCGGACTATTTAGAAATTGGTTCTTTTATCAGCCTTGCTGCTGTAACAGGTGGCGAGATCCATATTACTGATGTTAACTTAGAAGACATTCGGATGATCCGAATGGTCTATTCTCGTTTGGGCATAGAAGTAAGGCCTACAGAAAATGGAATTCTTGTTCCTTCCGACCAAAAAATGGAAATCATTCCTGACTACCACGGTGCCACACCCAAAATTGATGATGCACCTTGGCCTGGATTTCCAGCTGACATGACTTCTGTGGCTCTTGTCACAGCAACACAATGTAAGGGAACTGTTCTCATCCACGAAAAACTTTTTGAATCCAGACTCTTCTTTGTAGACAATATCATCGCAATGGGTGCACAAATCATTCTCTGTGATCCGCACCGAGCCATTGTGATTGGAGCCAACCGTTTGTACGGCCAAAGAGTGGCAAGTCCTGATATCCGAGCGGGGATGGCCATGATCATTGCTGCCCTTTGTGCAGAAGGACAAAGTGAAATTCATAACATTGTTCAAATTGATAGAGGTTTTGAATCGATTGATACCCGTTTACGTTCCTTGGGAGCTCAAATCGAAAGAGTTTCTGATTAA
- a CDS encoding 4Fe-4S dicluster domain-containing protein, producing the protein MKRKDLFREGFKSVFQFTFTKADEITEAIKEVWEDEKTPKGKSSRSSQRPSDKSKSKSKPKTVRKRKTKMFQTLALPPGASPDFFSLCTGCNECIFACPYAVLFPVTTQESEKSYPHFDPNAKACHMCSDWPCISVCPEEALLPYNLSGEKPNFGKAKAITEHCINEKTGESTCDVCLNTCPIEKTVKFKGNLPTFVSSSCTGCGLCVESCPSFPKAIQIKFKK; encoded by the coding sequence ATGAAACGAAAGGATCTTTTCCGCGAAGGTTTTAAATCTGTTTTCCAGTTTACCTTCACCAAAGCGGACGAAATTACCGAAGCCATCAAAGAAGTTTGGGAGGACGAAAAAACTCCCAAGGGAAAATCCTCTAGGAGTTCCCAAAGACCATCTGACAAATCAAAGTCGAAATCGAAACCAAAAACTGTCCGGAAACGAAAGACAAAAATGTTCCAGACACTTGCCCTCCCTCCAGGAGCATCTCCTGATTTTTTTTCCCTTTGCACTGGTTGTAATGAATGTATTTTTGCCTGTCCTTATGCCGTCTTATTTCCTGTTACAACACAAGAATCGGAAAAGTCCTATCCTCATTTTGATCCCAATGCAAAAGCCTGTCATATGTGTTCCGACTGGCCCTGTATTAGTGTTTGTCCTGAGGAGGCTCTCCTACCGTACAATTTGTCCGGCGAAAAACCAAATTTCGGTAAGGCGAAGGCCATCACAGAACATTGTATTAACGAAAAAACTGGTGAATCCACTTGTGATGTTTGTTTAAATACATGTCCTATTGAAAAAACAGTCAAATTTAAAGGGAATTTGCCGACTTTTGTATCATCATCTTGTACAGGTTGTGGGCTATGTGTTGAATCTTGCCCCAGTTTTCCTAAAGCCATTCAAATCAAATTTAAAAAATAA
- a CDS encoding LIC10235 family protein, with amino-acid sequence MEPQKVGPGQIDKIAEDLKKDPEKSIGNYLFKGFRIQISKYKASGAERVQQLYKRRRAQGLCIVCGTKVTRKNPVTGILYRLCDTHRAEIDQKNKEKAKAKKGK; translated from the coding sequence ATGGAACCACAAAAAGTAGGCCCAGGACAAATCGACAAAATTGCAGAGGATTTGAAAAAAGATCCTGAAAAATCCATTGGAAATTACCTTTTCAAAGGCTTCAGAATTCAAATTTCTAAATACAAAGCTTCCGGCGCAGAAAGAGTACAACAACTCTACAAAAGAAGAAGAGCGCAAGGTCTTTGCATCGTTTGTGGAACCAAAGTAACGCGTAAAAACCCCGTAACAGGAATTCTTTACAGACTTTGTGACACTCACAGAGCTGAAATTGACCAAAAAAACAAAGAAAAAGCAAAAGCAAAAAAAGGAAAATAA
- a CDS encoding flagellar export protein FliJ: MKRFRFSLETVLKLRGWREEEEIRRLSFVVSKLNALIGEKDSNEREIESSYEAILASSKVGTSLSDYLSIEQYIQGLMRRNEELQERITAQNEEVNLVRKDVMVARMNKKVIEVLKDKRFAEWKKKRNRAERREVEEFNLQLSKQSLFDSTESFGPSKSKKLPRTFKILNREDGGDELTSDFKTLRDFYEKYYLGQGKS; the protein is encoded by the coding sequence GTGAAACGATTTCGTTTTAGTTTGGAGACAGTCCTCAAATTAAGGGGTTGGCGGGAAGAAGAAGAAATCCGTCGGCTATCTTTTGTTGTCTCAAAACTCAATGCGCTCATAGGGGAAAAAGATTCCAATGAACGCGAAATCGAATCTTCCTACGAAGCGATCCTTGCCTCCTCCAAAGTGGGGACAAGTCTCTCTGATTATCTTTCCATCGAACAATACATCCAAGGCCTGATGCGTCGCAATGAAGAGTTGCAGGAACGGATCACAGCACAAAACGAAGAAGTGAATTTGGTTCGTAAAGATGTGATGGTGGCACGGATGAACAAAAAGGTAATCGAAGTTTTAAAAGACAAACGATTTGCCGAATGGAAGAAAAAACGAAATCGAGCAGAACGAAGAGAAGTCGAAGAATTTAATTTGCAACTAAGCAAACAATCATTATTCGATTCGACAGAAAGTTTTGGACCTTCAAAATCTAAAAAACTGCCAAGAACTTTCAAAATTCTGAACAGAGAGGATGGGGGTGACGAACTCACATCCGACTTCAAAACTCTTCGTGATTTTTATGAAAAATATTACCTAGGACAAGGCAAATCATAA